DNA from Bradyrhizobium diazoefficiens USDA 110:
GCGCCGGCCAGCACGGCGTCGCCACCGCGACGCTGTGCGCGCGCTTCGGCCTCGAATGCGTGGTCTATATGGGCGCCGTCGACGTCGAGCGGCAGCAGCCCAACGTGATCCGCATGGAGATGCTGGGCGCAAAGGTGGTCCCGGTACAGTCGGGCACGCGCACGCTGAAGGACGCCATGAACGAGGCGCTGCGCGACTGGGTCACCAACGTGCACAACACGTTCTACTGCATCGGCACGGTGGCGGGCCCGCATCCCTATCCGACGCTGGTGCGCGACTTCCAGTCGATCATCGGCAACGAGACCAAGGCGCAGATGCAGGAGGTCGAGGGCCGCCTGCCGGATTCGCTGGTCGCCTGCATCGGCGGCGGCTCGAATGCGATGGGCCTGTTCCACCCCTTCCTCGACGATCCCTCCGTCGAAATTTTCGGCGTCGAAGCTGCAGGCCACGGGCTCACGCAGCTGCATGCGGCCTCGATCGCGGGCGGCCGTCCCGGCGTGCTGCACGGCAACCGCACTTATCTCCTGATGGACGCGGACGGCCAGATCCAGGACGCTCATTCGATCTCGGCCGGCCTCGACTATCCCGGCATCGGCCCCGAGCATTCCTGGCTGCACGAGATCGGCCGCGTGAATTATCTCTCCGCGACCGACGACGAGGCGCTCGCTGCGTTCCAGCTGCTGTCAAAGCTGGAAGGCATCATCCCGGCGCTCGAGCCCGCGCATGCCATCGCCAAGGTGATGGAGCTCGCGCCGAAGCGCGCAAAAGATCACCTGATGGTCGTCAATCTCTCCGGCCGCGGCGACAAGGACGTCCCGCAGGTCGGCGACATCCTGAGGGGCAAGAGCAAGTGACCACGCGTATCGACATCCGTTTTGCCGAGCTTGCGAAGCAGGGCCGCTCGGCCTTCGTGACCTTCCTGATGGCCGGCGATCCGGATCCCGCCACCTCGCTCGAGATCATCAAGGCGCTGCCGAAGTCCGGCGCCGACGTGATCGAGATCGGCATGCCCTTCACCGATCCGATGGCCGACGGTCCGTCGATCCAGGCGGCGGGCCTGCGCGCGCTCAAGGCCGGCATGACGCTGAAGAAGACGCTCGAGCTCGTGCGCGGCTTCCGCAAGGACGACAATGCGACGCCGATCGTGCTGATGGGCTATTACAACCCGATCTACATCTACGGCGTCGACAAGTTCCTTGTCGATGCCAAGAGCGCCGGCGTCGACGGCCTCATCATCGTCGATCTGCCGCCGGAGGAGGACGACGAGCTCTGCCTGCCCGCGATGAAGGCCGGCCTGAACTTCATTCGCCTGGCGACGCCGACGACCGACGACAAGCGCCTGCCGGCCGTGCTCGCCAACACCTCGGGCTTCGTCTACTACGTCTCGATCACCGGCATCACCGGTGCTGCGGCGGCGGATTCCTCGGCGGTGAGCGAAGCGGTTGCCCGCATCAAGCGTCACACCAAGCTGCCGGTCTGCGTCGGCTTCGGCATCCGCACGCCGGAGACCGCGCGCGCCATCGCCTCGCATGCGAATGGCGCGGTGGTCGGCACCGCGCTGGTCGATGCGCTCAAGAACAGCCTCGATGCAGACGGCCGGGCCACCGCCAAAACCGTTAACGCCGTCGCCGAACTGACGGCATCCCTGGCC
Protein-coding regions in this window:
- the trpB gene encoding tryptophan synthase subunit beta; its protein translation is MNIAKPNSYRSGPDERGHFGIFGGRFVAETLMPLILDLEKAYTAAKADPAFQAEMNGYLKNYVGRPSPLYFAERLTEHLGGAKIYLKREELNHTGSHKVNNVLGQIMLARRMGKKRIIAETGAGQHGVATATLCARFGLECVVYMGAVDVERQQPNVIRMEMLGAKVVPVQSGTRTLKDAMNEALRDWVTNVHNTFYCIGTVAGPHPYPTLVRDFQSIIGNETKAQMQEVEGRLPDSLVACIGGGSNAMGLFHPFLDDPSVEIFGVEAAGHGLTQLHAASIAGGRPGVLHGNRTYLLMDADGQIQDAHSISAGLDYPGIGPEHSWLHEIGRVNYLSATDDEALAAFQLLSKLEGIIPALEPAHAIAKVMELAPKRAKDHLMVVNLSGRGDKDVPQVGDILRGKSK
- the trpA gene encoding tryptophan synthase subunit alpha, with the protein product MTTRIDIRFAELAKQGRSAFVTFLMAGDPDPATSLEIIKALPKSGADVIEIGMPFTDPMADGPSIQAAGLRALKAGMTLKKTLELVRGFRKDDNATPIVLMGYYNPIYIYGVDKFLVDAKSAGVDGLIIVDLPPEEDDELCLPAMKAGLNFIRLATPTTDDKRLPAVLANTSGFVYYVSITGITGAAAADSSAVSEAVARIKRHTKLPVCVGFGIRTPETARAIASHANGAVVGTALVDALKNSLDADGRATAKTVNAVAELTASLAQGVKGAQQAAE